In a genomic window of Melopsittacus undulatus isolate bMelUnd1 chromosome 1, bMelUnd1.mat.Z, whole genome shotgun sequence:
- the GORASP1 gene encoding Golgi reassembly-stacking protein 1 codes for MGLGSSSEVPNGGAEGFHVHGVQENSPAQQAGLEPFFDFIIAIGHTRLNKENNMLKDLLKANAEKAVKLEVYNIKTMKMREVEVIPSNMWGGQGLLGASVRFCSFQGANEHVWHVLDVEPASPAALAGLQPYTDYVVGSDQILQESEDFFSLIESHEGKPLKLMVYNTEADSIREVVVTPNGAWGGEGSLGCGIGYGYLHRIPTQSTISKKKPESKPPSPLPAAGTPVASTDGYTETPLLAPPSQSDSCEILTNLDHSADQEMSGYSPESSLSPPPPLQRVMDPGFLDMSDSFPELANLKVSDMSSSASFNTPATDALVGTEKLMSDNDTSACFENATALDPEDTTMCSEGSVKQPELDELLSSVPSLPSLALPHEISSNTTAETDSFEDKVRRFNESIESSLTTTPV; via the exons ATGGGCCTGGGATCGAGCTCCGAGGTTCCCAATGGCGGCGCCGAGGGCTTCCATGTGCACGGG GTTCAAGAAAACTCCCCCGCTCAACAAGCAGGACTGGAACCTTTCTTTGATTTCATCATTGCCATAGGACACACTAGGCTT AATAAGGAAAACAATATGCTGAAAGATCTCCTGAAGGCAAATGCTGAAAAAGCAGTGAAGCTGGAGGTGTATAACatcaaaacaatgaaaatgagGGAGGTGGAGGTGATCCCCAGTAACATGTGGGGAGGACAAGGTCTTCTTGGAGCCAGTGTGAGGTTCTGCAGTTTCCAGGGAGCCAATGAACATGTGTGGCACGTTTTG GATGTTGAACCTGCATCTCCCGCAGCTCTAGCTGGTCTACAGCCATACACTGACTACGTAGTGGGATCTGATCAGATTCTTCAGGAG tcggaggatttcttttccctgaTTGAATCCCATGAGGGGAAGCCGCTGAAGCTGATGGTTTATAACACTGAAGCAGATTCCATTCGAGAGGTAGTTGTGACTCCCAATGGAGCTTGGGGTGGAGAAGGAAG TTTAGGATGTGGTATTGGATATGGCTACTTGCACAGAATTCCAACACAGTCTACAATATCCAAGAAAAAGCCAGAAAGCAAACCACCTTCACCCTTGCCAGCAGCTGGAACTCCTGTAGCATCTACTGATGGCTACACAGAG ACTCCTTTATTGGCACCTCCTTCTCAGAGTGACAGCTGTGAAATACTTACGAACTTGGATCATTCCGCAGATCAAGAAATGAGTGGTTATTCACCAGAAAGCTcactttctcctcctccccctctccAGAGAGTTATGGATCCAG GATTTCTAGATATGTCTGATTCATTTCCTGAACTCGCTAACTTAAAAGTGTCCGACATGTCTTCATCTGCCTCCTTTAACACACCAGCAACAGATGCTTTAGTAGGCACTGAGAAGTTAATGTCAGACAATGACACTTCTGCTTGTTTTG AAAATGCCACAGCTTTGGACCCTGAAGACACAACCATGTGTTCTGAAGGCTCAGTCAAGCAGCCCGAGTTGGATGAGCTGCTGTCTTCAGTTCCATCATTACCTTCTTTAGCTCTTCCTCATGAAATCTCTTCAAACACAACAGCAGAAACTGATTCCTTTGAAGATAAAGTTAGGCGGTTCAATGAAAGTATTGAGAGTTCCTTAACCACTACACCGGTGTAA